ACAAAGTCTTTGGGAGAGTCTCAAAGAACAAGACATAAAAACTCTCCATTCAATTATAGAAGAACCAATTTATAAGATTCCCTTCGATAATGAAACGTCTTCGATAAACGAGACCAGCATTTACAATTACTCCGAAGAAGTTATTGCAACGGGTTTTATGAAACTTGGTCACATTTTAGTGAATGAATTTTGGCAGGAGAATGTTGGAGACTTTACTGTAGACAAAATTCGTTTCCCTACTTTGAAAGACACGATAGAAGTTCTTCATCGAAGAGGCTTTAAGATTGTTTTAACAGTTCAGCCTTTTATCAGTACTGACAGTCCGACTTTTAAAGAGGCTGTCCATAAAAAACTTCTCATCTACGAACGTCATTCGGAGAGAAGTATACCAGCTCTAACGAGATATAAGAGTTCGTCAAGTGCTGGAGTAGTGGATATAACCAATAACGCATCGATACCTTGGCTATTAGAAAAACTGCAGGCAGTTGTCAAAGAATACCAAGTCGATAGTTTCTTTTTAGATTTAGGAACTGGTTATAATCTACCCCACTATTATCAATGCAGAGAGACTCTTCGAAACCCTGATATGTATGCGAAATTATTTACATCAAGTTTCGAGGGAATTGGTTTTATGGGAGTTTCAACGGCAACAGTTGTgccaaaaccaccagcatttcTAAGCGCACCACCAGTGAATTCTTCATGGGCAGGACTCAAAGAAATCCTTTCGACAGTCCTAAGTTATGGTGTGATTGGTTATCCCTTCATTATGCCTGGTGCAATTGGAGGTGATTATTTACTAAATAAATCGCTGTCAAAAATGACATCATTCTATTCATTACGACAAGCTGATTTACCTAATCAGGAGCTATTTTTAAGATGGCTTCAACTTATTACATTCCTACCTTCAATGCAATTTAGTCATTTGCCGTCCGAATATAAAAGTGATTATGTTACGGATGTTGCTAAGGAATTAACAAATGTTCGGCATAAGACTGTCATTCCATTGCTGAAGAAGTGTCTATCGGATTCGCTGAATGAGGGCTTACCATTGGTGAGACCGTTGTGGATGTTGGATCCAAATGATCCAGCATGTTTGAGTGTTGATGATGAATTCTCAATTGGTGAGGAATTAATTGTGGCACCTGTGCTGGAAGAAGGTGTTTATGTTAGAGAAGGtgagtttatttttatgtagaTAAATATTGTGTTATTTTGTGAATGGTGAAAACCCAACAAGTAtcagatcttaaaaaaaaaaaaaactctaaatttGTGTAGGGAACCCATTATTCAGTCACCATCCACATCAAGGTCATATTTCAGGACATAACACTGATGTATGCCTCCATCCCAAAGGATCAAAGAGATGGCTCAATTTAGGAAATATTCTTTAACCAGAGGAGCTAGAAGGgaaattaaaagattatttaGGAAAAAAGTTGAaggttattttttcttaaaactggctctaatgattttgattaaaataaaattcacgattGGGTCACgcgtacttgctcttggagttcaAAGAACTCTTATGTTAGTTGACTTGTAGATTATTAGAACTGtccatataaaaattaaaaaaaaaattggttgacATACGATACGGAAAAAGCCGACATGGAGGGCAAATAtttgttaatgaaaaaaatgttttttgatatttgatttttttgagaaaacccaAAAATGCAGTTATATTGAGTAAATGTTGAAtcgcaacaaaaacattactgttaaaaaaagagccaagttctcctatgttgaaattatgctggcacaaaaagtactgaaatgtaaaagtgtaccaagttctaaagctttgctttaaatttgtataaataaaatgcttattgtttgcttggcaatttttcaattagctttaaaaatcggtaatattaagaaaaattgtcaagagaacaatcaacattttatttagccctgatttttcaatcgtcagttagactatcagaagaataaatgtcaatataaaaaaaacttttattcctaggaataagctctatctgaggtttatctgactattgaaaaattgacccttatacaaatttaaagcaaagctttagaacttggtacacttttacatttcagtactttttgtgccagcataatttcaacataggagaacttggctctttttttaacagtaatgtttttgttgtgatttcactactttttgcaaggtattgctgtagaacttaaaaactctataattgatgaacagtcagagaaaatgggcggttaccacgccccttgtctaaaattctaaaattctcaaattttaaattttttcttttgtataaactaccaggtctaccattttaccaaattttaaggttctacgacagttagaaatgctctataatatttgatgaaaattcagcagaaatgggcaGTTGCCACACCCCCTatccaaaattctcaaattttaaattttgcatttgGTACAACTTGCTagctttaccattctaccaagtttcaagattctacgataatcggaagtgctctaaaaaatttgataaaatttagtgaaaatgggctgttaccacgccccctggctaaaattctcaaatataaatttttttcttttatataaaccaccagctctaccattctactaaatttcaagattctacgaaaatcggaagtgctctataataattgatgaaaattcggctAAAATGGGCGGTTAttacgccccctgaattgaaaatctcaaattttccattgtatacaccacaagtcctatcaccatgtaaaatttcaagtttctacgatagcgggaagttctccataattttgatgatctgtcagtgagtcagtgagtcagttacggttttcgcgatttttgaagtcctatattTCAGAAACCACTCATcctaagaagctgaaattttgtgaggaatttgggttcggccagctcaacaaatgtagcgagtttgaatattctggcatctttggtgtggaagttagaggggggtcgaaaatggcctgagttgtttcctgtaaataagggtgtagtgccaaagttgctagagaacttggctgggcactaccgtgccccttgatatgtctgcaaagtttaatcaaaatcattatagtcatttttgagaaaattgcaaaaacttaaaaactttggatgggaggtacactttctaagcgagatataaaaaaaaaaacattttcagaattccataaaaatcatctgaagTGGGGACAAGACAGCCCCTTTAGTGTTTAaccgtcttaaaaaccaataaaaaccaTCTTTTATCATAATTaagtgtttatttattaatttatttattaatgttttttgtaggaaatctcatcaataaaaaaaaaaataaaaaaatactgaacaaaagacAGTACGTtgtaaaaaaacatctgaaaaaAAAGCGCCCTATCAACTTCTGTTGATAATAAAACCGTTTCTATCTTAAAATATGCAATCTTTTTGCAATAATCACATACGTATGTTATATTTTCACCGATTCCcaacttttattacaaaaaaagaaaaagttaaaacttttaaatatttcatttaaaaaaagtacaaatttcttttcacaccAAACATAACGATTTgatgaaaaaacacaaaatttactataacttttcgggatttcaaccaaacttgcTCATACTTACAGACATAATCGATCGTACCAGaagccatttattttatattgaaagtcaatttaattttgttttcatacaacatagtacgaaaacggtcttgcccccataggtggtcttgcccccacttcccctataccttattttaaagaaaatccgtCAACCTGCTTAGGCTGTTGAACGTGTTCATAGTactgtgtacagatggacgcacagaccgacagACCGGACTGCATTACAAGGCCTAGACTTtttcgtaatgttggttttgattaaaacctcgattttttacttgcgatataggtactatagggcaagtttagggttcgtaaaaaaaatcgaactcgagataacaattttacatgacattacgatgatggagaatgccaaaaaagtgggtccggcaattctgtctgtctgtctgtctgtctgtgtgtctgtctctatctggagctgcagcctacacgagtgaagtgattttcttcaaacttggtagttagcagtttttggtgattccctagaggggaaattgaaattttttttttatgaccaaaactaacggtatctgccatataacggaaatagaaaagttaatttttttttaaaaaacggctctaacgattttgattaaaatttttgtgtgtagtactacacataagagccaactttttaaataaaaaaaatattttttgtaccgttattaacggtacctgtcatagaacggtttttttcgtttctgaatatctcgtacaacattaacccgatttaaatgaaaatttttatacaaacgtgtgtaagtaaagataatattaaaaatttagaaaattttcaaaaaacgcaattttggatttttaaaaaatatttcaaaatttttttttgaaaaatcaattttttgaaaacggatcaatgaaaaattttgaaatttagtttttatgtgtaaaaaaattatttcttcaaaatggcataccaactttttttttgaaaaatgttaaaaaatttttatacataaaaaattatttttttaaaaaacggttcctacaattttagaaaatttttttctaaaaatacctttttatacaagaaataaaatggcatatttgttttttttttttaagataatttaaaacggagtttaattaattataaaaacagatttaatttttttatactacttatgaaatttcttcaaaatatcaaattttaaatttcttgaataaaaagctttaacattatagttactttaagcataagagcaagtacgtgcgaccccagtcgtgcaatttatttaacacGAAGACGAAATTAAAAGTTGCCCTATATGTAGAGCAAGTAAAAGTAGAACTGTAgctaattttgataaaaaaaaaaaacaataattcttAGACCGTTAACCAACGGTACCTGTTATAAAGCATTTTCTTGAGTGACTTGTAAACGACATTaacattaaacaatttttttttagaaaccattttagtaaattaagaaaaaatttcaaaccaatgatttttggattaaaaaaaaattttttgaaaacgcacaaatgaatttttgttaaaagttttgactaatattttgttttaatgggcgtaccaaatttattttcgattatttttgaaaattttaactacTTGAACTTGAACTactaaaatgattttcaaaaaaaaaatatgttgatgGTGAAGACCTTTTGTTGATAATTACCTATATGTTTTTAAAACGGGCTTTAGGTCAATGagaacaaatatatttttgacaaaaatatatttgttctCATTGACCTAAAGCCcatttttaaaacatataatAATGATTAACTgctctttttgtaaaaattctaGTCTTCTAAGTTATCAcggtttttttaaagttatttcttttatatttttcactttAATACACCTGGCAGCCCTTGACTTCTGAAAGttgtaatttctattttttctctctctttctttagcattatatttaattttaacttcCTCACTCAAAACGTAAATTTTGAGTAGCTTatagaaaaatccaaaaagcATAATGTAATTTTGTGTAATGAAACGGTTTTTACAGATTATACTTTCTTCCAATGCTGATGATAaccacttttatttttatttatttattttcagtttacCTACCTCAAGGTGTTTGGAAAGATGGTATCGATGGCTCTCTCCGAAAGGGCAGCCGTTGGATACACAATTATAATGtgccaaaagaaaaaattgcatattttgttaaattaccTGACAATACCAGATTTTAGGTTgtgaatataacaaaaaaaaaaatatttaaagacaaAAACTAATTAAAGAGAAAACTATTTTTAGTCATAATTCTAATACAATAAatccaattttaaaattaagtttattataataattgtaaTTTAGCATTAGatcattaaatgaaaaatttataatttcaactCAAAACTCCATTGTGATCCCACCTCATAAAAAAAcaatcgaataaaataaaaaacatacaattttacttattaaatacaaatattttgtttttttttttattttcgaattttatttttattttataaatataataataaggTACAATAAAGTATAATTTTCAATTACTAAAACGagcattataataaaaaaattaattaaattaaaaaataataattactaTCAAATAATTAAGTAGATAGGCCACTTaaggaaattatgttttttgtttttgtttttagaattaAATTCTAATCAAGCATAATATCATTTTTCATGTCACTGCTACAATTTGGAATCCTTTGGCCGCATGACTCAACATCAACTGGTCGCGTTGCATTATTGCACATTGACTCGGCTAAAACTTCATCATTCTGATCGAGACACATAATCGAACGTCGTTTAACTGGACTCGGTGAACCGGGTATCTTACATGTTACCGGACATAGCTGCCACTGACCAATCCACCAATGGGCTGGACATGGAATTTCGTTGCAACGACGAGATATTCTCTTCGGCATGGAATTGTTGGCATTTGACCAACAAAGTTCTTCTTCATTTATggctgaaatgaaaaaaaaaaaaaaaacaaattaaatgaaaaaagctaTGATTTGAAGAGTTTTTGAGTAAGTTTCAGAAATCAACAAGTCAAactagaccagtgccgatgccttcaaaaacattaaaaagtacaaaaaaatcatagtaggatgaaacccattggaaaaggaggtgaatatgatgaaaattaaaggaaaaataaattacgggcgaaccGAGTTCGGGAaggggtgggttgagtttttaatggtaaaaaatggtatatctccatttccggcaaaactaaaaggcctatagaaaaaagttgtatgacaaagttgcaggtaataaaaagatctacaacttttgtatcaacaattttttcacataacctcaaaatttatgtgaaaaaatcaaaaaaccgagtttttggttttctatttctatctttttcaaaaacaaaatttttctacgaaatttggtgaaaacttaccttattatatcccaaatacactgtaatttatttgatttaaaatattaatttgttcaccttattttgacttaataccaaaaaaacaccctaattttcaatcgaaaattcacgtgtcaaaatatcagcttttttcaaaaagtcgatgggcatttcgtttgttaaaatgtctattttctgatggtgtaaaaaaaaagagtgtgtgtacacatgtacacgcgactgaagt
This DNA window, taken from Episyrphus balteatus chromosome 2, idEpiBalt1.1, whole genome shotgun sequence, encodes the following:
- the LOC129911660 gene encoding myogenesis-regulating glycosidase isoform X2, which gives rise to MKEMDTIEIETSFSSAIEDDKSSINKHSVDSKEEICSILLERQATDEISGSVTFSVPEKTVTTFAFDSLEDGRARGKRPLHRDNFRSKRRGSIAPLPSLRLNNKEMLSGEFDTQSVMSNQASITSINSIASLLREKMQAVPQMIRKKKNETKDYNLKMFVVSLFFIIVFLIGYAYIMYHRKVLTRSYFSKAKFKATDRVLRILNTDNEEMISAKLGVTLGSETIPFPCLEDKMLNDGSICLEWNNLARLYMKYEDKNQFRCYSVHWQALGNGVYPTDCYELAPDNGLWFGGGPMRNVDWTLTRTNFPFAPFITGDMKVHQFGNTLKRYFINSLGISLQINDSNPLYISANQSQNTFCLRAMNDDYAYVNHLTQYPELQYKVCVADDMRSLHMLRTQQSLWESLKEQDIKTLHSIIEEPIYKIPFDNETSSINETSIYNYSEEVIATGFMKLGHILVNEFWQENVGDFTVDKIRFPTLKDTIEVLHRRGFKIVLTVQPFISTDSPTFKEAVHKKLLIYERHSERSIPALTRYKSSSSAGVVDITNNASIPWLLEKLQAVVKEYQVDSFFLDLGTGYNLPHYYQCRETLRNPDMYAKLFTSSFEGIGFMGVSTATVVPKPPAFLSAPPVNSSWAGLKEILSTVLSYGVIGYPFIMPGAIGGDYLLNKSLSKMTSFYSLRQADLPNQELFLRWLQLITFLPSMQFSHLPSEYKSDYVTDVAKELTNVRHKTVIPLLKKCLSDSLNEGLPLVRPLWMLDPNDPACLSVDDEFSIGEELIVAPVLEEGVYVREVYLPQGVWKDGIDGSLRKGSRWIHNYNVPKEKIAYFVKLPDNTRF
- the LOC129911660 gene encoding myogenesis-regulating glycosidase isoform X3, which encodes MLSGEFDTQSVMSNQASITSINSIASLLREKMQAVPQMIRKKKNETKDYNLKMFVVSLFFIIVFLIGYAYIMYHRKVLTRSYFSKAKFKATDRVLRILNTDNEEMISAKLGVTLGSETIPFPCLEDKMLNDGSICLEWNNLARLYMKYEDKNQFRCYSVHWQALGNGVYPTDCYELAPDNGLWFGGGPMRNVDWTLTRTNFPFAPFITGDMKVHQFGNTLKRYFINSLGISLQINDSNPLYISANQSQNTFCLRAMNDDYAYVNHLTQYPELQYKVCVADDMRSLHMLRTQQSLWESLKEQDIKTLHSIIEEPIYKIPFDNETSSINETSIYNYSEEVIATGFMKLGHILVNEFWQENVGDFTVDKIRFPTLKDTIEVLHRRGFKIVLTVQPFISTDSPTFKEAVHKKLLIYERHSERSIPALTRYKSSSSAGVVDITNNASIPWLLEKLQAVVKEYQVDSFFLDLGTGYNLPHYYQCRETLRNPDMYAKLFTSSFEGIGFMGVSTATVVPKPPAFLSAPPVNSSWAGLKEILSTVLSYGVIGYPFIMPGAIGGDYLLNKSLSKMTSFYSLRQADLPNQELFLRWLQLITFLPSMQFSHLPSEYKSDYVTDVAKELTNVRHKTVIPLLKKCLSDSLNEGLPLVRPLWMLDPNDPACLSVDDEFSIGEELIVAPVLEEGVYVREVYLPQGVWKDGIDGSLRKGSRWIHNYNVPKEKIAYFVKLPDNTRF